Proteins encoded within one genomic window of Sebaldella sp. S0638:
- the rlmD gene encoding 23S rRNA (uracil(1939)-C(5))-methyltransferase RlmD → MRKGDQLTVEIIDVKFPNKPYGFFENRKVYPKSNCIPGQIVTGIIKRLKKDKIEIGNIEVIKKAENQTEPECIHFEMCGGCTYQHLSYNDQLALKEGQIRKLFSDNHIDSGNFTGIVPSSHQFGYRNKMELTFGNAEKDGPLTLGLHKRGSFYDIITISECKLMDEDFNKITNFTIEFFKKENLNFYHKMKHEGFLRNLVIRKGEFTGELLINLITTSQLDYDITEWKNGILNLKLSKKIIGLLWTINDNISDMVNSEREEILYGEKDFHEKLLGYDFKISPYSFFQTNSSGAELLYSKVLEFLPDTENKVIFDLFSGTGTIGQIIAKNAGYVYGIELIEEAVEKANENAGLNNIKNCKFIAGDVFKKVEELREEGIKPDIIILDPPRPGVGQKALEKILEFDMNDIIYVSCNPRTFIQDMEILMNAGFKISKSTAVDMFPNTPHVESVALLTKKDSLKS, encoded by the coding sequence ATGAGAAAAGGAGATCAACTCACAGTAGAAATAATTGACGTAAAATTTCCAAATAAGCCGTATGGTTTTTTTGAAAATAGAAAAGTTTATCCAAAATCAAACTGTATACCAGGTCAGATAGTAACTGGGATAATAAAAAGATTGAAAAAAGATAAAATTGAAATCGGAAATATAGAAGTAATAAAAAAAGCAGAAAATCAGACAGAGCCTGAGTGTATTCATTTTGAGATGTGCGGAGGATGTACTTACCAGCATTTGTCATACAATGACCAGCTTGCTTTGAAAGAAGGGCAGATTAGAAAGCTTTTTAGTGATAATCATATTGATTCCGGGAATTTTACCGGAATAGTTCCTAGCAGTCACCAATTCGGCTACAGAAATAAAATGGAGCTTACATTTGGAAATGCGGAAAAAGACGGTCCGCTCACATTAGGGCTGCATAAGAGAGGAAGCTTTTATGATATAATCACGATAAGTGAATGCAAGTTAATGGATGAAGATTTTAATAAAATAACTAATTTTACCATTGAATTTTTTAAAAAGGAAAATCTGAATTTTTACCATAAGATGAAACATGAAGGTTTTCTTAGAAACCTGGTAATAAGAAAAGGTGAATTTACCGGAGAACTGCTTATAAATCTGATTACAACTTCACAATTAGACTATGATATTACTGAATGGAAGAATGGAATTCTAAATTTGAAACTTAGTAAAAAGATTATCGGACTTTTATGGACGATTAATGATAATATATCTGATATGGTAAATTCTGAAAGAGAAGAAATACTATACGGAGAGAAGGATTTTCACGAAAAACTTCTGGGTTATGACTTTAAAATAAGTCCGTATTCGTTTTTCCAGACTAATTCATCAGGGGCAGAGCTGCTGTACTCGAAGGTTCTTGAATTTTTACCGGACACTGAAAATAAGGTAATATTTGACCTTTTCAGCGGCACAGGAACAATAGGACAGATAATAGCGAAAAATGCCGGATATGTGTATGGAATAGAGCTGATAGAGGAAGCTGTGGAAAAGGCTAATGAAAATGCCGGGCTTAATAATATTAAGAATTGCAAGTTTATCGCAGGAGATGTGTTTAAGAAAGTGGAGGAGCTGAGAGAAGAGGGGATAAAACCTGACATAATCATTTTAGATCCGCCGAGACCGGGAGTGGGACAGAAAGCTCTTGAAAAAATACTGGAATTTGATATGAATGATATAATTTATGTATCGTGTAATCCGAGAACTTTTATTCAGGATATGGAAATACTTATGAATGCCGGATTCAAAATATCAAAAAGTACAGCTGTAGATATGTTTCCGAATACTCCTCATGTCGAGAGTGTTGCATTGCTCACAAAGAAAGATAGCCTAAAGTCTTGA
- the msrA gene encoding peptide-methionine (S)-S-oxide reductase MsrA codes for MKEIILAGGCFWGVEAYFQRLNGVIKTEVGYTDGISESPTYKEVCSGTTNHAEACKIIYDENIITLEKILEHFFRIIDPTSLNRQGHDIGTQYRTGVYYKTDEDKEITEKFILSKAKDYKRPIVVDVKRESRFWDAEEYHQNYLIKNPGGYCHVDLNLIKEEEIKPYLDLEKILESN; via the coding sequence GGATGTTTCTGGGGTGTGGAAGCATATTTCCAAAGATTAAACGGTGTTATAAAAACAGAAGTAGGATATACAGACGGTATCAGCGAAAGTCCTACATATAAGGAAGTCTGCAGCGGTACTACGAATCATGCCGAAGCATGTAAAATAATATATGATGAAAATATAATAACATTGGAAAAGATACTTGAACATTTTTTTAGAATAATAGATCCCACATCTTTAAACAGACAGGGACATGATATAGGAACACAATACAGAACAGGTGTATATTACAAAACTGACGAGGATAAAGAAATTACCGAGAAATTTATTCTGTCTAAAGCGAAAGACTATAAGAGACCAATAGTGGTAGATGTAAAAAGGGAGAGCAGATTCTGGGATGCAGAAGAATATCATCAGAATTATCTTATAAAGAATCCCGGCGGGTACTGCCATGTGGATTTGAATCTGATAAAAGAGGAAGAGATAAAACCGTATCTGGATTTGGAAAAAATATTGGAAAGTAATTAA
- a CDS encoding recombinase family protein — translation MGKIFGYARISKTDQNLDLQKDSILNYGAQVIYEEKNSGKNTNRPELTALLKAASSSDTIVVYKLDRISRSTRHLIELAEYFEKNGIQFVSITDFIDTSTPTGRFFFHVMASIAELERDILIERTQAGLSSARLRGRVGGRPKTKMEKIKRAIKLYEGKEYSIKEIKEMTGVSKSVLYRNLKSLKEKS, via the coding sequence ATGGGAAAAATTTTTGGATACGCTAGAATTTCTAAAACAGATCAAAATTTAGATTTACAAAAAGATTCTATTTTAAATTATGGTGCACAAGTAATATATGAAGAGAAAAATTCAGGAAAAAATACAAACCGACCTGAGCTAACTGCACTTTTAAAAGCGGCAAGTTCAAGTGATACGATTGTTGTATATAAATTAGACAGAATATCTAGATCAACAAGGCATTTAATAGAATTAGCGGAATATTTTGAAAAAAATGGAATTCAATTTGTATCAATAACTGATTTTATAGATACCTCTACTCCAACTGGGCGTTTCTTCTTTCACGTTATGGCAAGTATTGCTGAATTAGAACGAGATATTTTAATTGAAAGAACACAAGCAGGACTATCTTCTGCACGTTTAAGAGGACGTGTTGGTGGTAGACCCAAAACAAAGATGGAAAAAATAAAACGTGCTATTAAACTTTATGAAGGAAAAGAATATAGTATCAAAGAAATAAAAGAGATGACAGGAGTAAGTAAATCAGTTTTATATAGAAATCTCAAATCTCTAAAGGAAAAAAGCTGA
- a CDS encoding GNAT family N-acetyltransferase: MELKKWSYDYTGGLAQFANNKNIADNLLNIFPHPYTEENARQFIEFCLNTSEDEQINRAILYDNMVVGSISLTLGKDAYAKSAEIGYWLSEEYWGRGIISEAVKEICKIGFEVHGLARIYGNVFSYNKSSCKVLEKCGFELEGTLRKSIFKNGEFFDSYKYSLIN; the protein is encoded by the coding sequence ATGGAACTTAAAAAATGGTCGTATGACTATACTGGCGGGTTAGCACAATTCGCCAACAACAAAAATATTGCAGATAACCTGCTTAATATTTTCCCACACCCCTATACTGAAGAAAACGCACGTCAGTTTATTGAATTCTGTTTAAACACCTCGGAAGATGAGCAAATCAACCGTGCAATCCTTTATGACAACATGGTAGTTGGGAGTATCAGTCTTACACTCGGCAAGGACGCTTACGCAAAGAGTGCTGAAATTGGCTATTGGTTGTCTGAGGAATACTGGGGTCGAGGAATCATTTCAGAGGCTGTTAAAGAAATCTGCAAGATAGGGTTTGAAGTACATGGTCTTGCAAGAATCTATGGCAATGTCTTTTCTTACAATAAAAGCTCTTGTAAAGTCCTTGAAAAGTGTGGTTTTGAATTAGAAGGCACATTGAGAAAGTCAATATTTAAGAATGGTGAGTTTTTCGATTCTTATAAGTATAGCCTGATAAACTAA